In Microcoleus sp. bin38.metabat.b11b12b14.051, the genomic stretch TGGAGGTGCGTCTGGAGCGATCGGACGTTAGCGGATCTCTGGCAGAGGATCGGGCGATGATTGTCGTCAGCGATACTGGTAAAGGCATCCACCCTGACTTTTTGCTGTCTATTTTTGATTCTTTCTACCAGGAAGATGTGTCTCTGACGCGCAAATATGGCGGGCTGGGATTGGGATTGGCGATCGTCCGCCACTTAGTGGAAGCACACGAGGGAACGATTGTCGCCGAGAGTGGGGGCGAGAATCAGGGTTCTACTTTTACGGTGAGTTTGCCGCTTTTGAACTCTGAGCTAGAAATGAATGTTGTAGAGAAAGTGCGATCGGCTTAACAATCTTTCCCCAAGTTTGCAATGTTGAGATCTTGCGCTTCAGCGCTATCTTAGGTACGTAGTTGCGCTTCAGCGCTATCTTAGGTACGTAGTTGCGCTTCAGCGCTATCTTAGGTACGTAGTTGCGCTTCAGCGCTATCTTAGGTACGTAGTTGCGCTTCAGCGCTATCTTAGGTACGTAGTTGCGCTTCAGCGCTATCTTAGGTACGTAGTTGCGCTTCAGCGCTATCTTAGGTACGTAGTTGCGCTTCAGCGCTATCTTAGGTACGTAGTTGCGCTTCAGCGCTATCTTAACATATAAGATAATAGCGCTTAAGCGCAACAACATACTTTGATTTAAAATGGTGAACGATTTCATTCCTCTTTAACAGTTTTTAATGTACTTTTCGAGAGGCGCCCTTCCACGAAACCCAGCCCAAAATCCGCAGCTAAGGCGATCGCAGCCGCCGGAATTGCCCCTGCTAAAAGTAACTGATTGTTGACTGTAGCAACGCCGCGAAAAATCAACACGCCCAAACCGCCGGCACCAATTGCTGCGGCAATGGTTGCTAGCCCGATCGCAATTACCGCAGCAACTCGCACGCCCGCCAGAATCACGCCCAAGGCTAGGGGAAGTTCCACTTGCCATAACAGTTGCATATCGGTCATTCCCATGCCTGTGCCGGCCGTCACAATCGCCGGATCGACGCCGATAATGCCCGTGTAAGTGTTGCGGATAATCGGCAGTAGGGAATAGAGAGTGAGGGCGATGATTGCCGTGCGATCGCCGATTCCGCCCAAAATTGGCACTGGAATTAACAAACCAAACAAAGCCAAACTAGGAATTGTTTGCATAATATTCGCAATGCCCAAAATCGGCTTTTTCAATTTCGGTTTTCTGGTAACTAAAATCCCTAGAGGAATCCCCACAATAGTAGATATCACAATCGCGACTATTACTAAATATAAGTGTTCGAGCGACCTCTGAATCATCTCAGCGCCATAGCGGTTAATAAAATTCATCATTGGGTAATTCATGATTGCTAACAGCATTCAAATTTAGCTAATTAAAAAGATTCCAAAAATGCGCGAGCTTCTGGATGCTGAGATTGCAGAAATTCATCCGGTGCCGCCAATTCAACTAACCTTCCGTCTTGCATCAAACCAATTCTAGAGGCTAAATAAAAAGCTTCTTGAATGCCGTGAGTCACAAAAATCACTGTTTTAGATAGTTGCTGTTGCAATTGATAGAATTCCCGCTGCAATTCCAGGCGAGTAATAGGATCTAAAGCACCAAACGGTTCGTCCATTAACAGCAGCGGAGGGTCGGCTGCAAGTGCTCTGGCGACGCCTACCCGCTGTCGTTGTCCGCCGGATAACTGATGGGGATAGCGTTTGGCGAAGTGCTGGGGATCGAGGTTGACTAATTCTAACAGTTGGCGGACGCGAGATTTAATGCGATCGCCCTCCCAGCCTTCCAATTTTGGCACTAAACCGACGTTTTGCTCAACGGTAAAGTGGGGAAACAAGCCGATTTCTTGAATCACATAGCCAATTTTTCGCCGCAGTTGAATTGAATCCCACTGAGTTGTCGGTTTTCCCATGACAATCACTTCGCCAGTGGTTGGCGTCAGTAAGTTGTTAATCAATTTCATGGTGGTAGATTTGCCACTTCCGCTGCGTCCCAGCAATACTAAAATTTCTCCTTGGTACACTTTAAAATTGAGTTTTTCTACTAAATGTCTGCGGTTGAGGCGATATGTAACGTCGAGGCATTCGACAGCAACTTCACGATTATTGACAGGCATGATTAGTTTCGATGATGTTGGTTGTAATAAATTTTAACAGTTGACAGTTGACAGTTAACAGCTTGCCCCGAGCGGAGTCGAGGGGTTGACAGTTGACAGAAGAGCCCGCCCGCGAAGTCGAGGGGTTGACAGTTGACAGCGAAGTTTTTAGGCAGGGGATTTAAGCCCCTGCCTAAAAACAATCCACCTAAAGGTGGGGGCTTAAATCCCCTGTGATGACGGTCAATTTTCGAGCATCGCAAATCTAAAATCTAACATTTAAAATTGTCTTGGTTTTGCCATTCTAGCAATAATGCCCGACATTGGAGGCAAGTTAATTTTTTGAGCAAGTCGCGAATTCCTTCTGGGGTGACAGGATATGCAGCACCGATGAATTCGGGGTTTACTGTGGCTGTCGGCTGCAATTCTGCTACAAAACCGTAGAGTTTTTGATTGGAGAATGAGCTGTTGATTGCCCAGCCTGTGGTGTTGATTGGTTGGATGCGGGCGATCGCACTTTCGTTGACACCTAGTTCTTTTTTGATTATAGCTGGAACTGCGGCTGCTGGCGTTGTGTCTTCTGGTAAACGACCGCCGGGAAAGTCGAGGGTTGCTGCTGCTACGCCGGGGCGATACATGGGTGGCGGAAACAGCAATTTGTCAGCTTGAATTGTTAAGACTACCACT encodes the following:
- a CDS encoding ATP-binding cassette domain-containing protein, translating into MPVNNREVAVECLDVTYRLNRRHLVEKLNFKVYQGEILVLLGRSGSGKSTTMKLINNLLTPTTGEVIVMGKPTTQWDSIQLRRKIGYVIQEIGLFPHFTVEQNVGLVPKLEGWEGDRIKSRVRQLLELVNLDPQHFAKRYPHQLSGGQRQRVGVARALAADPPLLLMDEPFGALDPITRLELQREFYQLQQQLSKTVIFVTHGIQEAFYLASRIGLMQDGRLVELAAPDEFLQSQHPEARAFLESF
- a CDS encoding ABC transporter permease; translation: MMNFINRYGAEMIQRSLEHLYLVIVAIVISTIVGIPLGILVTRKPKLKKPILGIANIMQTIPSLALFGLLIPVPILGGIGDRTAIIALTLYSLLPIIRNTYTGIIGVDPAIVTAGTGMGMTDMQLLWQVELPLALGVILAGVRVAAVIAIGLATIAAAIGAGGLGVLIFRGVATVNNQLLLAGAIPAAAIALAADFGLGFVEGRLSKSTLKTVKEE
- a CDS encoding NUDIX hydrolase, which codes for MNSTEKSHWKTLDRFVEINSNWVKLIGEHLETTEGQIVEYWRVERADSVVVLTIQADKLLFPPPMYRPGVAAATLDFPGGRLPEDTTPAAAVPAIIKKELGVNESAIARIQPINTTGWAINSSFSNQKLYGFVAELQPTATVNPEFIGAAYPVTPEGIRDLLKKLTCLQCRALLLEWQNQDNFKC